In a genomic window of Mycolicibacterium neoaurum VKM Ac-1815D:
- a CDS encoding fatty acyl-AMP ligase — translation MSRFTDKMYRSAKESTRGMVTGEPYEPVRHTWAEVHERARRVAGGLAAAGIGHGDSVGVLAGFPVEIAPTAQGVWMRGGSLTMLHQPTPRTDLAVWAEDTMTVIGMIELKAVIVSEPFIAAIPVLEDKGIKVLKVADLLAAEPIDPVETGEDDLALMQLTSGSTGSPKAVQITHRNIHSNAEAMFIGAEYDVDTDVMVSWLPCFHDMGMVGFLTIPMYFGAELVKVTPMDFLRDTLLWARLIDKYKGTMTAAPNFAYALFAKRLRRQAKPGEFDLSTLRFALSGAEPVEPADVEDLIDAGKPFGLKASAILPAYGMAETCLAVSFSPCNAGLVVDEVDADLLAALRRAVPSSKGNTRRLASLGPLLRDLDARVVDEDGAVLPTRGVGVIQLRGESVTPGYITMAGFLPTQDENGWYDTGDLGYITEEGNVVVCGRVKDVIIMAGRNIYPTDIERAAGRVEGVRPGCAVAVRLDAGHSRETFAVAVESNAYQDPAAVRRIEHQVAHEVVTEVDVRPRNVVVLGPGTIPKTPSGKLRRANSVALVTG, via the coding sequence GTGAGCCGCTTTACCGACAAGATGTACCGCAGCGCCAAGGAAAGCACGCGGGGCATGGTTACCGGCGAACCCTACGAGCCGGTCCGGCACACCTGGGCCGAGGTGCACGAGCGCGCCCGCCGGGTGGCCGGTGGCCTGGCCGCCGCCGGCATCGGCCACGGCGACTCCGTCGGCGTGCTGGCCGGTTTCCCGGTGGAGATCGCCCCGACCGCGCAGGGCGTGTGGATGCGCGGTGGCAGCCTCACCATGCTGCACCAGCCGACCCCGCGCACCGACCTCGCCGTCTGGGCCGAGGACACCATGACCGTCATCGGCATGATCGAGCTCAAGGCCGTCATCGTCTCCGAACCCTTCATCGCCGCCATCCCGGTACTCGAGGACAAGGGCATCAAGGTCCTCAAGGTGGCCGATCTGTTGGCCGCCGAGCCGATCGACCCCGTCGAGACCGGTGAGGACGATCTGGCCCTGATGCAGCTGACCTCCGGGTCGACGGGCTCGCCGAAGGCTGTGCAGATCACCCACCGCAACATCCACTCCAACGCCGAGGCTATGTTCATCGGCGCCGAGTACGACGTCGACACCGATGTCATGGTCAGCTGGCTGCCCTGCTTCCACGACATGGGCATGGTCGGCTTCCTGACCATCCCGATGTACTTCGGTGCCGAGCTGGTCAAGGTCACCCCGATGGACTTCCTGCGCGACACCCTGCTGTGGGCGCGCCTCATCGACAAATACAAGGGCACCATGACGGCCGCCCCGAACTTCGCCTACGCGCTGTTCGCCAAGCGCCTGCGCCGCCAGGCCAAGCCGGGCGAGTTCGACCTGTCCACGTTGCGCTTCGCGCTCTCGGGCGCCGAGCCCGTCGAGCCCGCCGACGTCGAGGACCTGATCGACGCGGGCAAGCCGTTCGGCCTGAAGGCCTCGGCGATCCTGCCCGCCTACGGTATGGCCGAGACTTGCCTCGCCGTGTCCTTCTCGCCGTGCAACGCCGGCCTGGTCGTCGACGAGGTCGACGCGGACCTGCTGGCCGCGCTGCGCCGCGCGGTGCCGTCGAGCAAGGGCAACACCCGCCGACTGGCCTCGCTGGGCCCGCTGCTGCGCGACCTGGACGCCCGTGTCGTCGACGAGGACGGTGCCGTGCTGCCGACCCGCGGCGTGGGTGTCATCCAGCTGCGCGGTGAATCGGTCACCCCGGGCTACATCACGATGGCCGGCTTCCTGCCGACCCAGGACGAGAACGGCTGGTATGACACCGGCGACCTCGGGTACATCACCGAAGAGGGCAACGTCGTGGTGTGCGGTCGCGTCAAGGACGTCATCATCATGGCCGGGCGCAACATCTATCCGACCGATATCGAGCGGGCCGCGGGCCGCGTCGAGGGTGTGCGCCCCGGCTGCGCCGTCGCGGTGCGCCTCGACGCCGGTCATTCACGCGAAACCTTCGCCGTCGCAGTGGAATCCAACGCCTACCAGGATCCCGCAGCGGTGCGTCGCATCGAGCACCAGGTCGCCCACGAGGTGGTGACCGAGGTCGACGTGCGCCCGCGCAATGTCGTCGTGCTCGGACCGGGCACCATCCCGAAGACGCCGTCGGGCAAGCTGCGCCGGGCCAACTCGGTCGCCCTGGTCACCGGCTAG
- a CDS encoding resuscitation-promoting factor: MNVLNKLHETRSPALHLLVGALLLTLVFAGGVAVASHKTVTLSVDGAPITVATMKNRVIDVVEENGFTVGDRDDLFPVADARVHDADTIVLRRSRPLQISMDGQGSTEVWTTAATVQEALAQLSMTDTAPAAASRGSRVPLAGMSLPVVSAKTVQINDGGNIRTVRLAAPTVAGLLEAAGAPLQQRDTVVPAAMSPVVDGMQIAVTRMRIEKVTEQIPLPPASERIEDPTLNQSRQIVEDPGTPGLQDVTFAVARVNGQETGRLPVANVVVNPAREAVLRVGTKPGTEVPPVSNGHVWDALAGCESGGNWAINTGNGFYGGVQFDQNTWERQGGLRYAQRADLATREEQIAIAEVTRARQGWGAWPTCSARLGSR; this comes from the coding sequence TTGAATGTCTTGAACAAACTGCATGAAACGCGCTCGCCGGCGCTGCATCTTCTGGTCGGTGCGCTGCTGCTCACCCTGGTGTTTGCCGGAGGTGTGGCGGTGGCCTCCCACAAGACCGTGACCCTGAGTGTGGACGGTGCGCCGATCACCGTGGCCACCATGAAGAACCGGGTCATCGACGTCGTGGAGGAGAACGGTTTCACCGTCGGTGACCGCGACGATCTGTTCCCGGTGGCCGACGCTCGGGTGCACGATGCCGACACCATCGTGCTGCGGCGCAGTCGGCCCCTGCAGATCTCGATGGACGGGCAGGGCAGCACCGAGGTCTGGACCACCGCGGCGACCGTTCAGGAGGCGCTGGCCCAGCTGTCGATGACCGATACCGCGCCCGCAGCGGCCTCGCGCGGCAGCCGTGTTCCGTTGGCGGGCATGTCTTTGCCGGTGGTGAGTGCCAAGACGGTCCAGATCAACGATGGCGGCAACATCAGGACCGTGCGGCTGGCCGCGCCCACCGTCGCGGGCCTGCTGGAGGCCGCGGGCGCGCCGCTGCAGCAGCGCGACACCGTGGTGCCGGCGGCGATGTCACCGGTGGTCGACGGCATGCAGATCGCGGTGACCAGGATGCGGATCGAGAAGGTCACCGAGCAGATCCCGCTGCCGCCGGCCAGCGAACGGATCGAGGATCCGACGCTGAATCAGAGCCGCCAGATCGTCGAGGATCCGGGTACCCCGGGCCTGCAGGATGTCACCTTTGCTGTCGCGCGCGTCAACGGTCAGGAGACCGGCAGGCTGCCAGTAGCCAATGTCGTCGTCAATCCCGCGCGCGAAGCGGTGCTGAGAGTCGGGACGAAACCGGGTACCGAGGTGCCGCCGGTGTCCAACGGTCACGTCTGGGATGCCCTCGCCGGATGCGAATCCGGAGGTAATTGGGCCATCAACACGGGTAACGGATTTTACGGTGGCGTCCAATTTGATCAAAACACCTGGGAGCGACAGGGTGGTTTGCGCTATGCTCAGCGCGCGGATCTGGCAACTCGAGAAGAGCAGATCGCGATAGCTGAAGTAACGAGGGCGCGCCAGGGTTGGGGTGCCTGGCCGACATGTAGCGCGAGATTGGGGTCAAGATGA
- the pth gene encoding aminoacyl-tRNA hydrolase, whose protein sequence is MAEPLLVVGLGNPGPNYAKTRHNLGFMVADILAARIGSGFKVHKKSGAEVTTGRLGHRPVVLAKPRVYMNESGRQVGPLAAFYSIAPADVVILHDELDIDFGRIRLKLGGGEGGHNGLKSVAAALGTKNFQRVRIGVGRPPGRKDPAAYVLEPFSSVERPEVPIICEQAADATELLLEQGLEPAQNIVHAW, encoded by the coding sequence ATGGCCGAGCCGCTGCTGGTGGTCGGCCTGGGAAATCCCGGGCCCAACTACGCCAAGACCAGACACAATCTCGGTTTCATGGTGGCCGACATCCTGGCCGCACGCATCGGGTCAGGGTTCAAGGTGCACAAGAAGTCCGGTGCCGAGGTGACCACGGGTCGCCTCGGCCACCGGCCTGTTGTGCTTGCCAAACCACGCGTCTACATGAACGAGTCGGGTCGCCAGGTCGGCCCGCTGGCCGCGTTCTATTCGATCGCCCCCGCCGATGTGGTGATCCTGCACGACGAACTCGATATCGACTTCGGCCGCATCAGGCTCAAGCTCGGCGGTGGCGAGGGCGGCCACAATGGGTTGAAGTCGGTGGCGGCGGCGTTGGGTACCAAGAACTTTCAGCGCGTGCGTATCGGCGTCGGCCGCCCACCCGGGCGCAAGGACCCGGCCGCCTATGTGCTGGAGCCGTTCAGCTCCGTCGAGCGGCCCGAGGTTCCGATCATCTGCGAGCAGGCCGCCGACGCGACCGAGCTGCTACTCGAGCAGGGCCTGGAGCCCGCACAGAACATCGTGCACGCCTGGTAG
- a CDS encoding oxidoreductase codes for MSSWTAADLPSFAGRRVIVTGANSGLGLVTARELARAGAAVTLAVRNTDKGAEAAAQMTGDVDVRPLDLQSLASVREFADGTEAVDVLINNAGIMAVPYARTEDGFESQIGTNHLGHFALTNLLLSKITDRVVTVSSVMHLLGVISLKDLNWRARPYSAWLAYGQSKLANLLFTTELQRLLSAAGSPVRAVAAHPGYSATNLQGKTGNATGDKIFKAANKLATDADFGARQTLYAAAADIPGDSFIGPRFGMRGATGPSPRSPLARNTATASALWALSTQLTDTEFRI; via the coding sequence ATGAGCTCATGGACCGCCGCCGATCTGCCCTCCTTCGCCGGTCGTCGCGTCATCGTCACCGGCGCCAACAGCGGCCTGGGACTGGTGACCGCGCGCGAGTTGGCCCGTGCCGGCGCGGCCGTCACCCTGGCGGTGCGCAACACCGACAAGGGCGCCGAGGCCGCCGCCCAGATGACCGGCGACGTCGACGTTCGTCCCCTCGACCTGCAGAGCCTGGCCTCGGTGCGTGAGTTCGCGGACGGCACCGAGGCCGTCGACGTATTGATCAACAACGCCGGAATCATGGCCGTGCCCTACGCCAGGACCGAAGACGGTTTCGAGAGCCAGATCGGCACCAACCACCTCGGCCATTTCGCACTGACCAACCTGCTGCTGTCCAAGATCACCGACCGGGTGGTGACGGTGTCCTCGGTGATGCACCTGCTCGGCGTCATCAGCCTCAAGGATCTGAACTGGCGGGCTCGACCCTATTCGGCGTGGCTGGCCTACGGCCAGTCCAAGCTGGCCAATCTGCTGTTCACCACCGAGCTGCAGCGGCTGCTGAGCGCTGCGGGCTCCCCGGTACGCGCGGTGGCGGCCCACCCCGGCTACTCGGCGACCAACCTGCAGGGCAAGACCGGCAACGCGACCGGCGACAAGATCTTCAAAGCGGCCAACAAACTGGCCACCGACGCCGACTTCGGGGCCCGCCAGACGCTGTACGCGGCGGCCGCCGACATTCCCGGCGACAGCTTCATCGGTCCGCGCTTCGGCATGCGCGGTGCCACCGGCCCGAGCCCGCGCAGCCCGCTGGCCCGCAACACCGCTACGGCGTCGGCGTTGTGGGCGTTGTCCACGCAGCTCACGGATACCGAATTTAGGATCTGA
- the metG gene encoding methionine--tRNA ligase → MTTSLPGAGTRTPGAPFYITTAIAYPNGDPHIGHAYEYIATDAIARFKRLDGYDVRYLTGTDVHGLKMAETAAKLGITAAELATRNSDVFERMQERLGASYDRFIRTSDADHYEASREIWRRMNEAGDIYLGSYQGWYSVRDERFFAEDETQVGENGTRTAIETGTEVTWTEEQTYFFRLSAYTDRLLALYAEHPEFIGPDVRRNEIVSFVSGGLRDLSISRTTFDWGVPVPDHPDHVMYVWVDALTNYLTGVGFPDTTSEAFEKYWPADLHMIGKDIIRFHTVYWPAFLMSAGLALPKRIFAHGFINVKGEKMSKSLGNVVDPLVLVDEFGVDAVRYFFLREVPFGQDGSYSEEAIIGRINADLANELGNLAQRSLSMVNKNLDGVVPVPGAFTPEDNELLAAADALLDRVRECYDQQAMHLALDAVWSVLGAANRYFSAQEPWVLRKTETPEAQQRFGTVLYTTLETVRIATLLTQPVMPTATAKLLDLLGQPAEARDFGAIGTRLTPGVTLPKPEGVFPRYQTDV, encoded by the coding sequence ATGACTACGTCTCTCCCCGGCGCGGGGACGCGCACCCCAGGCGCCCCTTTCTACATCACCACTGCCATCGCCTACCCCAACGGCGACCCGCACATCGGGCACGCCTACGAGTACATCGCCACCGACGCCATCGCCCGGTTCAAGCGTCTCGACGGGTATGACGTGCGCTACCTCACCGGCACCGATGTGCACGGCCTGAAGATGGCCGAGACGGCGGCCAAGCTCGGCATCACCGCCGCCGAGCTGGCCACGCGCAACTCCGATGTCTTCGAGCGCATGCAGGAACGCCTCGGCGCCTCCTACGACCGGTTCATCCGGACCTCCGACGCCGATCATTACGAGGCCTCCCGGGAGATCTGGCGCCGGATGAATGAGGCAGGCGATATCTACCTCGGCAGTTACCAGGGCTGGTACTCGGTGCGCGACGAACGCTTCTTCGCCGAGGACGAGACCCAGGTGGGCGAGAACGGGACGCGCACGGCCATCGAGACCGGCACCGAGGTCACCTGGACCGAGGAGCAAACCTACTTTTTCCGGCTGTCCGCCTACACCGACCGACTGCTGGCGCTCTACGCCGAACACCCCGAGTTCATCGGGCCCGACGTGCGCCGCAACGAGATCGTCAGCTTCGTTTCCGGCGGACTGCGCGACCTGTCGATCTCGCGCACCACCTTCGACTGGGGCGTCCCGGTGCCCGATCACCCCGATCACGTCATGTACGTCTGGGTGGACGCGCTGACCAACTACCTCACCGGTGTCGGCTTCCCGGACACCACGTCCGAGGCGTTCGAGAAGTATTGGCCCGCCGATCTGCACATGATCGGCAAGGACATCATCCGGTTCCACACCGTCTACTGGCCCGCTTTCCTGATGTCGGCCGGACTGGCGCTGCCGAAGCGGATATTCGCCCACGGGTTCATCAACGTCAAGGGCGAGAAGATGAGCAAGTCGCTGGGCAATGTGGTCGATCCTCTGGTGCTCGTCGACGAGTTCGGGGTGGACGCGGTGCGCTACTTCTTCCTGCGCGAGGTGCCCTTCGGACAGGACGGCAGCTATAGCGAAGAGGCAATCATCGGGCGGATCAACGCCGATCTGGCCAACGAATTGGGCAACCTGGCGCAGCGATCGTTGTCGATGGTGAACAAGAACCTCGACGGGGTGGTCCCCGTACCGGGTGCTTTCACGCCCGAGGACAACGAGCTGCTGGCCGCCGCGGATGCCCTGCTGGATCGGGTGCGCGAGTGCTACGACCAGCAGGCCATGCATCTTGCGCTCGACGCCGTCTGGTCGGTCCTGGGCGCGGCCAATCGCTACTTCTCGGCACAGGAACCGTGGGTGCTGCGCAAAACCGAAACACCGGAGGCACAACAGCGTTTCGGCACGGTGCTCTATACGACGCTGGAGACCGTGCGCATCGCCACCCTGCTGACCCAGCCGGTGATGCCGACCGCGACCGCCAAACTGCTCGACCTGCTCGGCCAGCCGGCCGAGGCACGCGATTTCGGTGCGATCGGCACCCGGCTCACGCCGGGTGTCACATTGCCCAAACCCGAAGGCGTGTTCCCCCGCTATCAGACGGATGTGTGA
- a CDS encoding LpqN/LpqT family lipoprotein — MRKFAAGLLACLVLAGCGDATPDYQSLLATTPTRPTSQPTSDETVPLSAYLESVGVEGKPVAPEKLTDLAVTVPRPEGWQDYTNTNLAAGTRVIADGETYPTAMLMVFTLNGDFDTAEALKHADVDAEVSPNFKKLNGSRDDFKGFPSSMIEGTYELSGQLMQSYNRIVFATGTMPDKPAPGKLEPEAQKYLVQLTITSFADDAEQHGPDIEKIISGFDVTAK, encoded by the coding sequence GTGAGGAAGTTCGCCGCGGGTCTGTTGGCGTGCCTGGTGCTGGCCGGATGCGGTGACGCCACGCCCGACTACCAGTCGCTGTTGGCCACCACCCCCACCCGCCCGACGTCACAGCCCACCTCCGACGAGACGGTCCCACTGTCGGCGTATCTGGAGAGCGTCGGCGTGGAGGGCAAGCCGGTCGCCCCGGAAAAGCTGACCGACCTTGCCGTGACGGTGCCGCGCCCCGAAGGGTGGCAGGACTACACCAACACCAACCTCGCGGCGGGCACCCGGGTGATCGCCGACGGCGAGACCTATCCCACCGCGATGCTCATGGTCTTCACGCTCAACGGCGATTTCGACACGGCCGAGGCACTCAAGCATGCCGACGTCGATGCCGAGGTGTCACCTAACTTCAAGAAGCTCAACGGTTCCCGCGATGACTTCAAGGGCTTCCCGTCCTCGATGATCGAGGGCACCTACGAGCTGAGCGGACAGCTGATGCAGAGCTACAACCGCATCGTGTTCGCCACCGGGACCATGCCTGACAAGCCCGCACCGGGCAAGCTGGAGCCGGAGGCCCAGAAGTACCTGGTGCAACTGACCATCACCAGTTTCGCCGATGACGCCGAGCAGCACGGTCCGGACATCGAGAAGATCATCTCCGGGTTCGACGTCACGGCCAAGTAG
- a CDS encoding 4-(cytidine 5'-diphospho)-2-C-methyl-D-erythritol kinase: MSASSGDAATEWTGTESLGSVTVRVPGKVNLYLAVGDARADGYHELTTVFHAVSLFDEVTVRDADVLELTMFGEGAEALPVDDRNLAWRAAELMAEHVGRAPDVSISITKTIPVAGGMAGGSGNAAAVLVAMNALWDLGVPRRDLHAMAAQLGSDVPFALHGGTALGTGRGEELATVLARSTFHWVFAFAHDGLSTPAVFAEIDRLRADTQWSGPPRLTDAEPLLAALATGDPQALAPLLGNDLQPAALNLRSDLRRTLRAGQEAGALAGIVSGSGPTCAFLCASAAHAVDVGTALSGAGVCRTVRVASGPVHGARVVSEPVR, translated from the coding sequence GTGTCTGCTTCTTCAGGGGATGCCGCCACCGAGTGGACGGGCACCGAGTCGCTGGGTTCGGTCACCGTTCGGGTTCCCGGCAAGGTCAACCTGTACCTGGCCGTCGGCGATGCGCGTGCCGACGGCTACCACGAGCTGACCACCGTTTTCCATGCCGTCTCTCTCTTCGACGAGGTGACGGTCCGCGACGCCGACGTCCTGGAACTGACGATGTTCGGCGAGGGGGCCGAGGCGTTGCCGGTCGATGACCGCAACCTGGCCTGGCGCGCCGCCGAACTGATGGCTGAACACGTCGGCCGCGCCCCTGACGTGTCCATCTCGATCACCAAGACGATTCCGGTGGCCGGCGGGATGGCCGGCGGCAGCGGGAATGCCGCGGCTGTCCTGGTCGCCATGAACGCGCTCTGGGATCTGGGTGTGCCGCGCCGTGATCTGCACGCGATGGCCGCGCAGTTGGGCAGTGATGTGCCGTTCGCCCTACACGGCGGCACCGCCCTGGGCACCGGCCGCGGCGAGGAACTCGCCACGGTCCTGGCCCGCAGCACCTTCCACTGGGTTTTCGCGTTCGCCCATGACGGCCTGTCCACACCCGCGGTGTTCGCCGAGATCGACCGGCTGCGCGCCGATACGCAGTGGAGCGGTCCGCCCCGGCTCACCGATGCCGAACCGTTGCTCGCTGCCCTGGCGACCGGCGATCCGCAGGCCCTTGCTCCGCTGCTCGGCAACGACCTGCAACCGGCGGCGCTGAACCTGCGCTCCGATCTGCGCCGCACCCTGCGGGCGGGCCAGGAGGCCGGCGCCCTGGCCGGTATCGTCTCGGGATCCGGTCCGACCTGCGCATTCCTGTGCGCCTCCGCGGCACACGCGGTCGATGTCGGTACCGCATTGTCGGGGGCCGGTGTGTGCCGGACCGTCCGCGTGGCCAGCGGGCCGGTGCACGGAGCCCGGGTGGTCTCCGAACCCGTCCGATGA
- a CDS encoding TatD family hydrolase — protein sequence MSAKREKPPAPEPLTPLIDAHTHLDACGAQTAEDVTAILDRAGAVGVQAVVTIADDLDAARWAAAAADWDPRVYAAVALHPTRAHTLDEAARAELAALAAHPRVVAVGETGIDMYWPGRLDGCAAPDQQREAFAWHIDLAKRTGKPLMIHNRDGDAEVLDVLAAEGAPETVIFHCFSSDAAMARTCADNGWLMSLSGTVSFRNAHALREAATVIPDELLLVETDAPFLTPHPYRGAPNESYCLPYTVRALADILDRPATEVARTTFENAVRTYGFGTLTSWRG from the coding sequence GTGAGCGCCAAGAGAGAGAAGCCGCCCGCCCCGGAGCCGCTGACCCCGCTGATCGACGCGCACACCCATCTCGATGCCTGCGGTGCGCAGACCGCCGAGGACGTGACCGCCATCCTTGACCGTGCCGGTGCGGTCGGTGTCCAGGCCGTCGTCACCATCGCCGACGACCTCGACGCGGCCCGCTGGGCGGCCGCGGCCGCCGACTGGGATCCGCGGGTCTATGCCGCCGTGGCGTTGCACCCGACCCGGGCGCACACCCTCGACGAGGCCGCCAGGGCGGAGTTGGCGGCGTTGGCCGCGCACCCGCGGGTGGTGGCGGTGGGAGAGACCGGTATCGACATGTACTGGCCGGGCCGCCTCGACGGCTGCGCCGCGCCGGATCAGCAGCGCGAGGCCTTCGCCTGGCATATCGACCTGGCCAAGCGCACCGGTAAGCCCCTGATGATCCATAACCGCGACGGTGACGCCGAGGTGCTGGACGTGCTGGCGGCCGAGGGCGCCCCCGAGACGGTCATCTTCCACTGTTTCTCCTCCGACGCAGCGATGGCCCGCACCTGTGCCGACAACGGCTGGCTGATGAGCCTGTCGGGGACGGTGAGCTTCCGCAATGCCCACGCCCTGCGGGAGGCCGCCACGGTCATCCCCGACGAGCTGCTCCTGGTGGAGACCGACGCCCCGTTCCTGACCCCGCACCCGTATCGGGGGGCGCCCAACGAGTCCTACTGCCTGCCGTACACGGTGCGTGCGCTGGCGGACATCCTGGACCGGCCGGCCACCGAGGTGGCCCGCACGACCTTCGAGAATGCGGTTCGGACCTACGGCTTCGGTACCCTCACGAGTTGGCGCGGTTGA
- a CDS encoding 50S ribosomal protein L25/general stress protein Ctc, translating to MAAKNSVPNKLTATVRTRTGKGASRQARRDGKIPTVLYGHGTDPQHLELNARDFAAVMRHSGTNAILTLDIDGTEQLALTKALDIHPVRRNIQHVDLLVVKRGEKVEVDVNIVVEGDAAPGSLVTQEANTIAVEADVLSIPEQLVVSVEGVEIGTQITAADVELPEGVSLIVDPETLVVNVVAAPTEADLEAEGVGESAEGEPAAEAAGDEAAAAEAEAAE from the coding sequence ATGGCTGCCAAGAACTCGGTCCCCAACAAGCTGACCGCCACCGTGCGCACCCGCACCGGCAAGGGCGCCTCGCGCCAGGCGCGTCGCGACGGCAAGATCCCCACCGTGCTCTACGGCCACGGCACCGACCCGCAGCATCTGGAGCTCAACGCGCGTGACTTCGCCGCCGTGATGCGCCACTCGGGCACCAACGCCATCCTGACCCTGGACATCGACGGCACCGAGCAGCTCGCGCTGACCAAGGCTCTCGACATCCACCCGGTGCGCCGCAACATCCAGCACGTCGACCTGCTCGTCGTGAAGCGCGGCGAAAAGGTCGAGGTCGACGTGAACATCGTCGTCGAGGGTGACGCCGCGCCCGGCAGCCTGGTGACCCAGGAAGCCAACACCATCGCCGTCGAGGCCGACGTGCTGTCCATCCCCGAGCAGCTGGTGGTTTCGGTGGAGGGTGTCGAGATCGGCACCCAGATCACCGCAGCCGATGTGGAGCTGCCCGAGGGCGTCAGCCTGATCGTCGACCCGGAGACCCTGGTGGTCAACGTCGTCGCCGCCCCGACCGAGGCGGACCTCGAGGCCGAGGGCGTGGGCGAGTCCGCCGAGGGCGAGCCTGCCGCCGAAGCCGCCGGCGACGAGGCCGCGGCTGCCGAAGCCGAAGCCGCCGAGTAA
- a CDS encoding DUF998 domain-containing protein, with product MQRSTHVLLGWFGVLGAAIAVAAILSLDAIIGGQSHRPGRTLRMATISEYIYTSGDWAFLTGVLALALGSILLLVGLIHAGLVAALSPGSILMSLWVIGLVGIAAFPKHNWEIGPSTSGSIHRMATLLAFVSLPAAVLAITRRRRSARHATWLAYGSIGWLTVLFGAIAVSIVTDLRWYRIIPLGIVERGIVAFEVAAIIALGVWLIRGQFRDERALTPG from the coding sequence ATGCAGCGGTCCACCCACGTCCTGCTCGGCTGGTTCGGTGTGCTCGGTGCCGCCATCGCGGTGGCCGCCATCCTGTCCCTGGACGCGATCATCGGCGGGCAGTCGCACCGGCCCGGCCGCACGCTGCGCATGGCGACCATCTCGGAGTACATCTACACCAGTGGTGACTGGGCCTTCCTGACCGGCGTGCTGGCGCTCGCGCTCGGTTCGATTCTGCTGCTCGTCGGACTGATCCACGCCGGGTTGGTCGCTGCACTGTCACCCGGCTCGATCTTGATGTCGCTGTGGGTGATCGGTCTTGTCGGGATCGCCGCGTTTCCCAAGCACAACTGGGAGATCGGGCCCAGCACAAGCGGTTCCATCCATCGGATGGCCACCCTGCTGGCCTTCGTCTCGCTACCCGCGGCGGTGCTGGCCATCACCCGCCGGCGACGCAGTGCCCGGCACGCGACCTGGCTGGCCTACGGATCGATCGGGTGGCTGACCGTGTTGTTCGGGGCGATCGCGGTGAGCATTGTCACCGATCTGCGGTGGTACCGCATCATCCCGCTGGGCATCGTCGAGCGGGGGATCGTCGCCTTCGAGGTCGCGGCCATCATCGCGTTGGGAGTCTGGTTGATCCGCGGGCAGTTTCGCGACGAGCGTGCGCTGACTCCGGGCTGA
- the arsC gene encoding arsenate reductase (glutaredoxin) (This arsenate reductase requires both glutathione and glutaredoxin to convert arsenate to arsenite, after which the efflux transporter formed by ArsA and ArsB can extrude the arsenite from the cell, providing resistance.), with the protein MTARIFHNPKCSTSRKTLDLLRENGIEPEIVLYLKTPPTRAELAAMIADAGIEVRDAVRKRESLYKELNLAQAGDDELLDALVEHPILIERPFVVTDKGTRLARPIENIRELL; encoded by the coding sequence ATGACGGCCCGCATCTTCCACAATCCGAAGTGCTCGACCTCACGCAAAACACTGGATCTGTTGCGTGAGAACGGGATCGAACCGGAGATCGTGCTGTACCTGAAGACACCGCCCACCCGGGCGGAGTTGGCCGCGATGATCGCCGATGCCGGTATCGAGGTGCGCGATGCGGTGCGCAAACGCGAATCCCTCTACAAGGAACTGAATCTGGCGCAGGCGGGCGACGACGAACTGCTCGACGCGCTTGTCGAGCACCCCATCCTGATCGAGCGTCCGTTCGTGGTCACCGACAAGGGCACCCGGCTGGCCCGCCCGATCGAGAACATCCGCGAACTGTTGTGA